In Halomicrobium zhouii, the sequence GTACGCCACGTCGTTGTTGAGGACGATCAGTGGCCAGAGGTACTGATTCCAGCTCCAGACGAACATGAAGAGAGCCAGAGCCGTGATCACCGACAGCGACAGTGGCAGGATGATCTGTGCGTAGATCCTGAACGTGGAGAAGCCGTCCATTCTGGCGGACTCTTCCAGTTCCTCCGGGATATCGCGGAAGAACTGTACCAGGAGGAAGACTCCCAGCGGCGTCGCGGTGAACGGGAGGATGATCGCCCAGTAGGAGTTCGTCCACCCCATCTGGGTGATCAACGTGAACAGCGGGATGATGTTCACGTGCGGTGGGACCATGAAGCTCGCGATGATGATGCCGAACAGGACCCGCTTTCCTGGCCAGTCGAGCCTCGTCAACGCGAACGCGACCGTCGAGTCGACGATCAGGACGAGCGTCGTCGTGATCGTCGAGATCACGAGCGTGTTCCAGATCCAGCGGTAAATCAGGTCGTGCCCGGTGAATATCTCGACCCAGTACTGGACGGTGATGCTACCGGGAATCCAGCTGAAGCCGAACAGCTGGTTGGACGGCGTCATCGAGAGGGTGAACATCCGGAACAGCGGAATTGCGAAGAGGAATGCCAGCCCGTACATCACCACGTACACGCCGATGCGGTAGAGCGTCTCGCGATCGAGCGAGAACCTCTCGACGGCCGAATCGAGCGCTGAACTCATTCGTCAACCCCCTGTCCAACGATGGCGTAGTTCAGGACCGAGACGCCGATCAGGATCAACAGGATGACGTACCCGACTGCCGCGCCGTACCCGAGATCGAACGTCTTGAAGCCGAGCTGGTAGAGGTAGTACACCAGCGTGATGGTGGCCTCGTTGGGTCCGCCGCTGGTCATCGTCTCGACCTGACCGAACACCTGAAACTGGAAGACTGTGCCCGCGATCAGGACGAAGATGATGGCGTTTTTCATCTGCGGGAGTGTGATGTCCCAGAACTGGCGCCACGGTCCGGCCCCGTCCAGCTGAGCGGCTTCGTAGAGCCGCTCCGGGACGTTCTGTCGCGAGGCGAGGAGGACCGCGAAGTAGAAGCCGGCCTGCCACCAGACGGTCAACAGCGATAGCGCGGGCAGTGCGAACGCCTGGTTCGTCAGGATCCCACCGACGAACCGCCCGAGATACACCGTGAACACGCCGTTGCTCGCGTAGAGCTGCAGCCAGAGGAATCCAACGATAGAGACCGTCATCACGTACGGGACGAAGTAGAAGAACTGGAGGACCTTCTTGCCCTTGATCCCGCGATTGATACCGAGGGCGATGATCATGCTCACTATCAGCAACGACGGGACGGTGAGCACGACGAACCACGCTGTGTTCTTCAGCGCCTTCCAGAACAGCGGGTCAGAGAGCAGCGTGACGTAGTTCTCGATACCGACGAACTCCGACTGGGCTGGCTGCAGGAGGTCCCACTCGAAGAAGCTCATGTAGAACCCCTTCACCAGGGGGTAGAGCAGGAACACACTGAACACGGCGACGTACGGTAACGCGAACAGGTAGCCGTGAAGGGTTTCACGGTCTACCCAGTCGGTTACACCGGAGGCGTCCCCAGTGGTCGATTTTACGTCCATTATTGGTCAATACTGTGTGTCCGTATTCTTAGTTCATCCGGTCGCGGATCGCCGTCGCGGACTTGGTGATCCCCTCCTGGGGTTCCACGTTTTGCGCGTAGATACTCGACAGCGAACCGCCGATCTCCGGGGCGTACAGGTTGATGTCGGCCCGCGGCTGGTATCGAAGCTGGTCGTTCGCCGCCATGTCGGCCAGCGTCTCGACGATCCCGTACTCGTCGTAGATCGGGTGACTCGTCACTTCGTCCGACTCGGCCACCTTCGGCGTCGGGGGCAGATGGCCGGCCTTCGTCGCCCAGACTGGGTTGTTCTGGGTGATGTACTCGACGAACTTGACCCGGGCCTTCTTCTCGGCGTTCGTGTGGCTCGGATTCGACGGGAAGAAGAACCCGTTGCTCTCACAGAACGTCTCCTTCGTTCCGCCGGCGAAGGCCCACGGTGGGTGGTACGTGAAGTCGAGCCCGTCGATGAACTCGTTGTTGTCGTTCTGGAGGCGGTTGGCCATCCAGTTCCCCATGAATCCCATCGCAGCCTGGTCGTTCTTGAACTCGTTAATCCGGACGTCCGTGTCCGAGAGGTCGTCCGTGTCGTCCCAGCCCTGCTCGCCCGTCACGGAATCGTAGAACTTGGCCGCCGCGAGCCCGGCATCCGTCTCGTGGAATACTGGGTTCCCGGTGCTCGGATCCCCGTTCTCGAACATGTTTCCACCCTGCTGTTTCACGAGAGAGAAGTAGACGCGGAATCCCTCGTACAGGTTGTCGTAGGTCTGCAGGAAGAAGGGCCGCTTGTCGGTGTTTTCTTTCACGGCGTTCGCGGCCTCTGCAAGCTCGTCGGGAGTCGACGGCGCCGCCGGCGCCCCCGCTTCTTCGAGAACGGTGTTGTTGGTCGCGAGCATCATCCCGTGGATGTCGATGGGGAGTGCAACAGTGTTCCCGCCCGCCGTGGCAGCGGGCTCGACGATGTCGTAGTACGGATCGAGTCCGTCCTGGAGGTAGTCGTCGATCGGGTCGAGGATTCCTTCCGAGTTGAAGTACGACGAGAACGACATCCAGTAGGACGCGACGTGGGGCGCGTTACCCGACGCTGCGGCCGTCGTGAGCTTCGTCGTCACCTCACCGAAGGGCACCGACTGGGTGTTCACGGTGATGTTCGGGTTCTCGTCCTCGAACTCCGAAATCAGCGTCTTCAGTTCGGAGGCTTCGGTCCCGCCGAACGATTCCCAGAACGTAATCTCGACGTCGCTTGCCGCGGTCGTCTTCGTGGCATCGCCGTTGGTTTCGCCGCCAGACCCGCCAGATCCATCGCCACCACCGTCCCCGCTACATCCTGCGAGGCCAGCGATACCCGCGACACCGAGTCCTTTGATGACGTTTCGACGACTACGTTTGCTAGTGGTTCCCTCTAGGGGCATGACTAACACTCTTTGTATGTCATATATAAACATTCCGCATCTTAGATCGTTGCAATAGTCGTTCTGGGTGGAGATCACCACTGTGTGACATAGATCTACACAACGTTAAAATAGGATAAGAGGATGCGCACTAGATATGGGTACCATCGACATCAACGAGGTACGAAAGATGTACGACTCGGAAGAAGGGAGTATCGTCGCGGTCGATGGGGTGTCGTT encodes:
- a CDS encoding carbohydrate ABC transporter permease, whose product is MSSALDSAVERFSLDRETLYRIGVYVVMYGLAFLFAIPLFRMFTLSMTPSNQLFGFSWIPGSITVQYWVEIFTGHDLIYRWIWNTLVISTITTTLVLIVDSTVAFALTRLDWPGKRVLFGIIIASFMVPPHVNIIPLFTLITQMGWTNSYWAIILPFTATPLGVFLLVQFFRDIPEELEESARMDGFSTFRIYAQIILPLSLSVITALALFMFVWSWNQYLWPLIVLNNDVAYTLPVGATTLQSVYADDANRLMAGLAVISLPLFVVFLLFQDKLISSVQMQAGTG
- a CDS encoding carbohydrate ABC transporter permease; translation: MDVKSTTGDASGVTDWVDRETLHGYLFALPYVAVFSVFLLYPLVKGFYMSFFEWDLLQPAQSEFVGIENYVTLLSDPLFWKALKNTAWFVVLTVPSLLIVSMIIALGINRGIKGKKVLQFFYFVPYVMTVSIVGFLWLQLYASNGVFTVYLGRFVGGILTNQAFALPALSLLTVWWQAGFYFAVLLASRQNVPERLYEAAQLDGAGPWRQFWDITLPQMKNAIIFVLIAGTVFQFQVFGQVETMTSGGPNEATITLVYYLYQLGFKTFDLGYGAAVGYVILLILIGVSVLNYAIVGQGVDE
- a CDS encoding extracellular solute-binding protein, encoding MPLEGTTSKRSRRNVIKGLGVAGIAGLAGCSGDGGGDGSGGSGGETNGDATKTTAASDVEITFWESFGGTEASELKTLISEFEDENPNITVNTQSVPFGEVTTKLTTAAASGNAPHVASYWMSFSSYFNSEGILDPIDDYLQDGLDPYYDIVEPAATAGGNTVALPIDIHGMMLATNNTVLEEAGAPAAPSTPDELAEAANAVKENTDKRPFFLQTYDNLYEGFRVYFSLVKQQGGNMFENGDPSTGNPVFHETDAGLAAAKFYDSVTGEQGWDDTDDLSDTDVRINEFKNDQAAMGFMGNWMANRLQNDNNEFIDGLDFTYHPPWAFAGGTKETFCESNGFFFPSNPSHTNAEKKARVKFVEYITQNNPVWATKAGHLPPTPKVAESDEVTSHPIYDEYGIVETLADMAANDQLRYQPRADINLYAPEIGGSLSSIYAQNVEPQEGITKSATAIRDRMN